Proteins co-encoded in one Nonlabens agnitus genomic window:
- a CDS encoding flavin reductase family protein — MTHFNSADLSSMERIYRGNLINSVTGFKSANLLGTQSKNGIDNVAIFSSVTHLGSNPPLFSFVQRPLGYGVGHTYENLKETGYLTLNHINSELVDRAHQSSAKYDPNVSEFEHLQIEKQVREGFTAPFVKNAAIQVAAQYESEYYLKENDCILVICRITDIFIKEGIQTEDGWLHLEKAGTVTINGLDGYATTQMEKRLSYAKVDEELKELDIN, encoded by the coding sequence ATGACTCATTTTAACAGTGCAGACCTCTCATCCATGGAACGCATCTATCGCGGTAATTTGATCAATAGCGTGACAGGTTTCAAGAGTGCGAATTTATTGGGTACCCAATCCAAAAACGGCATTGATAACGTCGCCATATTTAGTAGTGTGACGCATTTAGGCAGCAATCCGCCGCTTTTTAGTTTTGTGCAGCGACCGCTGGGTTATGGTGTAGGTCACACCTATGAGAACCTGAAGGAAACCGGCTATTTAACGCTCAACCACATCAATAGTGAACTCGTGGATCGTGCGCACCAAAGTAGCGCAAAGTACGATCCCAATGTGTCAGAATTTGAGCATCTACAAATAGAAAAACAGGTGCGAGAAGGTTTTACTGCTCCTTTTGTAAAAAACGCTGCCATACAAGTTGCCGCGCAGTATGAAAGCGAGTATTACCTTAAGGAAAATGATTGCATCCTGGTCATATGCCGCATCACCGATATTTTTATCAAAGAAGGCATACAGACTGAAGATGGATGGCTGCATCTGGAAAAAGCCGGAACGGTTACGATCAACGGTCTGGACGGTTATGCCACAACTCAAATGGAAAAACGGTTGAGCTATGCCAAGGTAGATGAAGAGCTCAAGGAGTTGGATATCAACTAA
- a CDS encoding DUF2256 domain-containing protein, producing the protein MKQSARNPNNLPTKVCPVCEREFTWRKKWEKNWEHVKYCSKKCSKSS; encoded by the coding sequence ATGAAGCAAAGCGCCAGAAACCCCAATAATCTACCTACCAAAGTTTGCCCAGTTTGTGAACGCGAGTTTACATGGCGCAAGAAATGGGAAAAAAATTGGGAACATGTGAAGTATTGCAGTAAGAAGTGTAGTAAGTCTAGTTAA
- a CDS encoding DASH family cryptochrome, producing MNLVWFRNDLRIQDNHSLKAACDADGDVIGVYFFDPRFYQESDFGMDLEIDLPFGKTGKFRAQFIREAVEDLKNQLAKHHIPLMVYHDAPDQVIPQLVKEYNVTDIFLQKEWTRDETDQEQLLGIELDQLEKKPKGHRVYDQFLYHPDDVPYSKKQIPQVFTQFRKKLEKECEVRDVVNIDDYKQEQLKVLETTIPSLENLGLEEFEKDSRSAFPWSGGETSAWERLQHYFWETKKLQEYKKTRNGLVGTDYSSKFSAWLALGNMSARQIYWEVKKFEKEIKKNQDTYWLIFELIWRDFFKYVSLKHEEKIFTLGGILEKDYEWKSSERALEKWIQGETHEDFVNANMKEIAATGFMSNRGRQNVASYWSMHQEQDWRIGAAYFEHILIDYDVHSNYGNWMYNSGVGNDPRNRTFNIQSQADRYDGDKEYRNLWLD from the coding sequence ATGAATTTAGTTTGGTTTAGAAACGATTTAAGGATACAGGACAATCATAGCTTGAAAGCAGCTTGTGACGCAGATGGCGATGTCATAGGCGTTTATTTTTTTGACCCACGATTTTATCAAGAAAGTGATTTTGGGATGGATCTAGAAATCGATTTGCCTTTTGGTAAAACAGGAAAATTCAGAGCTCAATTCATTAGAGAAGCTGTAGAAGATCTAAAAAACCAACTTGCCAAACATCACATACCACTTATGGTGTACCACGATGCACCTGACCAAGTGATCCCGCAATTGGTGAAGGAATACAACGTCACCGATATTTTTCTGCAGAAAGAGTGGACCCGTGATGAAACCGACCAAGAACAATTATTAGGGATCGAACTGGATCAATTGGAGAAAAAACCCAAAGGCCATCGAGTCTACGATCAATTTCTATATCATCCAGATGATGTGCCGTATTCCAAAAAGCAGATACCACAAGTATTTACTCAGTTTAGAAAGAAACTCGAGAAAGAATGTGAGGTAAGAGATGTAGTAAACATTGACGATTACAAGCAAGAACAATTAAAGGTGCTAGAAACCACTATTCCAAGCCTTGAAAATCTGGGATTAGAAGAATTTGAAAAAGATTCTCGCAGTGCTTTTCCATGGTCTGGCGGCGAGACTAGCGCCTGGGAGCGACTTCAACATTACTTCTGGGAAACGAAAAAGCTACAAGAATACAAGAAAACTCGCAACGGCCTTGTGGGCACTGACTACAGCAGTAAGTTTAGTGCCTGGCTGGCCCTAGGTAACATGAGCGCACGACAGATCTACTGGGAAGTCAAGAAGTTTGAAAAGGAAATCAAGAAAAATCAAGATACTTATTGGCTCATCTTTGAATTGATCTGGAGAGATTTTTTCAAATACGTTTCCCTTAAACATGAAGAAAAGATCTTCACCTTAGGCGGTATTTTAGAAAAGGATTACGAATGGAAATCCAGTGAGCGAGCGCTTGAAAAGTGGATTCAAGGTGAGACCCATGAGGATTTTGTCAATGCGAACATGAAGGAAATCGCTGCGACAGGATTTATGAGCAATCGTGGGCGTCAAAATGTGGCGAGTTACTGGTCCATGCATCAAGAACAAGACTGGCGCATAGGCGCTGCCTATTTTGAACACATATTGATTGACTATGACGTCCATTCCAATTATGGAAACTGGATGTACAATAGCGGCGTGGGCAATGATCCCAGGAACCGCACCTTCAATATACAATCACAGGCAGATCGTTATGATGGTGACAAAGAGTATAGAAACTTGTGGCTGGACTAA
- a CDS encoding cryptochrome/photolyase family protein — translation MAKTLRLILGDQLNHKHSWFNGDQDHITYHMAEMRQETDYVKHHIQKVVAFFSAMRSFNEWMNDRGFNTVYYELDHKDNSQDLVKNLKKLIKDQDIEKFEYLAPDEWRLDQQLRDFCKSLDIEWEGFDTEHFLTKRKDVETFFEGKKRLTMEYFYRDMRKKYDIMIEGDKEPEGGKWNYDQSNRKKWDGDTEIPHERGFRKDVAGIVKLLEKEGVKTFGRIDETNFNWPTTRQDALDVLNYFCEHLLVRFGDFQDAMHTDQEYLYHSRLSFAMNSKLLSPLEVIEAAVSRFRESDTDIHISQVEGFVRQILGWREFMRGIYWKEMPDYQTLNKLENKNPLPDFYWTGETKMNCLSNAINNSLDNAYAHHIQRLMITGNYALLTMTDPSYVDEWYLGIYIDAIEWVEITNTRGMSQWADGGLVATKPYVSSGSYINKMSNYCKGCAYKVSKKKAEDDACPFNSLYWNFLEEKKEHFANNQRMNMMMSLLKKMGDDTIKAHQERAQDVIENPSKY, via the coding sequence ATGGCAAAAACATTACGTCTAATCCTAGGTGATCAACTCAACCACAAACACAGTTGGTTTAATGGTGATCAAGACCATATCACCTATCACATGGCCGAAATGCGCCAAGAAACCGACTACGTCAAACACCACATTCAAAAAGTAGTCGCTTTCTTTAGCGCCATGAGATCTTTCAATGAATGGATGAATGACAGAGGTTTCAACACGGTCTATTATGAATTGGACCATAAGGACAACAGCCAGGACCTGGTCAAGAATCTCAAGAAACTGATCAAGGATCAGGATATTGAAAAATTTGAATACCTAGCTCCAGACGAGTGGAGACTGGACCAACAATTGAGGGATTTTTGTAAGTCGCTGGATATAGAATGGGAAGGATTTGATACAGAACATTTCTTGACTAAACGCAAGGACGTTGAAACCTTCTTTGAAGGTAAAAAACGACTCACCATGGAATATTTCTATCGCGATATGCGCAAGAAATACGACATCATGATAGAAGGCGACAAAGAACCTGAAGGCGGCAAATGGAACTATGACCAGAGCAACCGCAAAAAATGGGATGGAGATACAGAGATCCCGCACGAGCGCGGTTTTCGTAAGGATGTTGCTGGGATTGTAAAATTATTGGAAAAAGAAGGCGTAAAGACTTTTGGTAGGATTGATGAGACCAACTTTAACTGGCCTACCACGCGGCAGGATGCGTTGGACGTCCTCAATTACTTCTGCGAGCATCTATTGGTGCGCTTTGGTGACTTTCAGGACGCGATGCACACAGATCAGGAATATCTGTACCACTCGCGACTGAGTTTTGCCATGAATAGCAAGTTACTAAGTCCGCTAGAAGTGATTGAGGCTGCGGTTTCTCGCTTTCGCGAAAGCGATACCGACATACACATCTCGCAAGTGGAAGGTTTTGTACGACAAATACTGGGCTGGAGAGAATTCATGCGCGGCATTTATTGGAAGGAAATGCCCGATTACCAGACGCTTAACAAACTGGAAAACAAAAACCCACTACCCGATTTTTACTGGACTGGCGAGACCAAAATGAACTGCCTGAGCAATGCCATCAACAACTCACTGGATAATGCCTATGCGCACCACATCCAGCGGTTGATGATTACGGGAAATTATGCTTTGCTCACCATGACAGATCCCAGCTATGTGGATGAATGGTACCTGGGCATTTACATAGACGCCATTGAATGGGTAGAAATCACCAACACGCGTGGTATGTCTCAATGGGCAGATGGTGGTCTTGTAGCTACAAAACCTTATGTCTCCAGCGGTAGTTATATCAATAAAATGAGCAACTATTGCAAGGGTTGTGCTTACAAGGTGAGCAAGAAAAAAGCAGAGGATGATGCGTGTCCATTCAACTCGCTCTACTGGAATTTTTTGGAAGAAAAGAAAGAGCACTTTGCCAATAACCAGCGTATGAACATGATGATGTCGTTACTTAAAAAGATGGGCGACGATACGATTAAAGCGCATCAAGAACGCGCTCAGGATGTTATAGAGAATCCCTCAAAGTATTAA
- a CDS encoding lmo0937 family membrane protein codes for MRSILWLVAVICIVVWLLGLLGVIPGMSTGGLIHVLLVIAVIVILINIISGRRPL; via the coding sequence ATGAGAAGTATTCTTTGGCTTGTAGCTGTAATTTGTATCGTTGTATGGTTGTTGGGATTATTAGGTGTTATACCTGGTATGTCAACTGGTGGCTTGATTCACGTTCTATTAGTAATTGCGGTAATCGTGATTCTAATCAATATCATTTCTGGTCGTAGACCTTTATAA
- a CDS encoding type 1 periplasmic binding fold superfamily protein, producing MKTTFKFLPALLFAAVLISCEDDDSPVQINEDELITTVEYQLTNTADATNVVTFRQVDNDADGPNMPTVTITGTVLAGQTYTGNVRFLNELESPVENITEEVEEEGDEHEVFYGVNTAGVTINKIDNDADGNPLGLRTNVSTGSAGSGSLTITLIHEPVKPNTGLTSAGGEPDAIATFNFNVQ from the coding sequence ATGAAAACAACATTTAAATTCTTACCAGCTTTATTATTTGCAGCCGTTCTAATTTCTTGTGAGGATGACGATTCACCAGTTCAAATCAATGAAGATGAGTTAATCACCACTGTAGAGTATCAACTTACTAATACAGCAGATGCTACTAATGTGGTAACATTCCGTCAAGTGGATAATGATGCAGATGGGCCCAACATGCCTACGGTTACCATCACAGGTACCGTATTAGCTGGACAGACCTACACCGGTAATGTCAGATTCTTGAATGAATTAGAATCACCTGTAGAAAATATCACGGAAGAAGTTGAAGAAGAAGGCGATGAGCACGAGGTATTTTACGGTGTCAATACTGCTGGTGTGACCATCAACAAAATAGATAATGATGCAGATGGTAATCCTCTTGGGCTGCGCACTAATGTTAGTACTGGATCTGCAGGATCAGGTAGTCTTACCATAACACTTATTCACGAGCCGGTAAAACCTAACACGGGCTTAACAAGTGCTGGTGGTGAGCCTGATGCCATTGCAACTTTTAATTTCAATGTCCAGTAA
- a CDS encoding TonB-dependent receptor — translation MFKQLGIVAAILFFAVTVNAQDCRIELKGTITDFHDGEPLAFAQLYIKDLQKGTSTNEKGEYVLRNLCAGDYDMVITHFECETKTVRISIRDDKVQDFTLEHHINDLDQVKVVADVHDDHDGTQSNTRVLKETINKYSGATLGEALATVQGVSILKTGNSVTKPVIHGLYGSRVTIVNDGMRQQDQEWGVEHAPNIDLNTASNIQVVKGASALRYGGDAIGGTILIDPERVIVTDTLKGQLISQLQTNGRGGSITGTVGNYNDSGWYQQATLTYKKLGDFEAPDYILSNTGSTTYAANLVAGFKSFEYGASLKYSFYDSELGILRASHIGNAAGLARSINSGQPQIIRDFTYDIAPPKQAVQHHAVQFNGYKRLKDLGKVEVDYSFQYNNRLEFDIRRGDNRNRASLDLDLFTHNLMTYLSIDRYDGTEIELGIDGMLQTNIPNPDTGVRRLIPDYNSQKIGGFASVNHRLNDQWLLEAGARYDYYRINAEKFYFISRWEDLGYDEQFPQFEVSENDGQIFTNPVLDYNLIAVTAGAKYFMDDHYDFAINLSTANRAPNPSELFSDGLHHALATIELGKLDLNKEQSYKVNMTAHAVHKNFDIEVNPYLNVVQDFIQLVPVGLETTGRGAFPVYQFEQVDAVLAGVDVGARWNIIDRWLIDPETQEEKMEEQLTLDSRFSYIYGQDTTQEQPLIDMPPATFDNEIVWSNGVFENLSLSLSNMTMLKQTRFPDNDFPAEVFDDQGNSSTVIVEISESPKAYSLWNLGASYAFAKAQLNLRLNNVLNTTYRDYLNRQRFYADDIGRDIQLQFIYNF, via the coding sequence ATGTTTAAACAGCTAGGTATAGTTGCAGCAATATTGTTTTTTGCCGTAACTGTAAATGCTCAGGACTGTCGTATTGAGCTTAAGGGAACTATCACAGATTTTCATGATGGTGAGCCGCTTGCATTTGCACAACTTTATATCAAGGACCTGCAAAAGGGTACTTCTACCAATGAAAAAGGTGAGTACGTATTGCGCAATCTTTGTGCAGGTGATTATGACATGGTCATCACACATTTTGAGTGCGAGACTAAAACCGTTCGCATAAGCATACGTGATGATAAGGTTCAGGATTTTACCCTTGAGCATCATATCAATGATCTGGATCAGGTAAAAGTAGTCGCAGATGTGCATGACGACCATGATGGGACGCAGTCTAATACTCGGGTTCTTAAAGAAACGATTAACAAATATAGCGGTGCGACCCTAGGTGAGGCACTGGCTACGGTTCAAGGCGTTTCTATTTTAAAAACAGGTAATAGCGTCACAAAGCCAGTTATTCATGGACTATACGGCAGCAGAGTGACCATTGTTAATGATGGCATGCGGCAGCAAGATCAGGAATGGGGCGTGGAACATGCTCCTAATATTGATCTAAATACAGCGAGCAATATTCAAGTTGTAAAGGGTGCTAGTGCCTTGCGATATGGTGGTGATGCTATAGGTGGAACTATTTTGATTGACCCTGAACGAGTCATAGTTACTGATACACTTAAGGGACAACTCATATCGCAGTTACAAACTAACGGTCGCGGTGGTAGTATTACTGGAACTGTAGGTAACTACAATGACAGCGGTTGGTACCAACAGGCAACGCTTACCTATAAAAAGCTAGGTGATTTTGAGGCTCCTGATTATATTCTGAGCAATACGGGTAGTACAACGTATGCTGCAAATCTAGTAGCTGGATTTAAATCGTTTGAGTATGGAGCTAGTCTTAAGTATTCCTTCTATGATAGCGAGCTAGGTATTTTAAGAGCCTCGCACATAGGGAATGCGGCAGGACTTGCTCGCAGTATCAATTCAGGACAGCCACAAATCATTCGAGACTTTACCTATGATATTGCACCACCTAAACAGGCCGTACAACATCATGCAGTCCAGTTTAATGGATATAAACGATTAAAAGACCTAGGAAAGGTTGAGGTGGATTATTCCTTTCAGTATAATAATCGATTGGAGTTTGACATACGTCGTGGCGATAATCGTAATCGCGCATCGCTAGATCTTGATTTGTTTACCCATAATCTAATGACGTATCTATCGATTGATCGCTATGATGGTACTGAAATCGAGCTAGGAATTGATGGAATGCTACAGACCAATATCCCAAACCCAGATACTGGAGTACGCCGGTTAATTCCTGATTATAATAGTCAGAAAATAGGTGGCTTTGCATCGGTCAACCATAGATTGAACGATCAGTGGTTACTGGAAGCTGGCGCTAGATATGACTATTACCGCATTAATGCAGAAAAGTTTTACTTCATTTCTCGCTGGGAAGACTTGGGGTACGACGAGCAGTTTCCTCAGTTTGAAGTGAGCGAGAACGATGGTCAGATTTTTACTAATCCTGTATTGGACTATAATTTAATAGCTGTCACGGCTGGTGCAAAATACTTTATGGATGATCATTATGATTTTGCCATCAACTTAAGTACAGCAAATCGTGCGCCTAATCCTTCAGAGTTGTTTAGTGATGGATTGCACCATGCTCTCGCTACTATTGAACTGGGTAAGCTCGATCTCAATAAGGAACAGTCCTATAAAGTCAACATGACGGCTCACGCTGTTCATAAAAACTTTGATATTGAGGTCAACCCTTACCTCAATGTGGTGCAGGATTTTATCCAATTGGTACCTGTAGGCCTGGAAACTACAGGTAGAGGAGCATTTCCCGTGTATCAGTTTGAGCAGGTTGATGCGGTACTGGCAGGAGTTGATGTGGGCGCTAGGTGGAATATTATCGATAGATGGCTTATTGATCCAGAAACACAGGAAGAAAAAATGGAAGAACAGCTCACGCTGGATTCCAGATTTTCCTATATATATGGTCAAGACACCACTCAGGAACAGCCTTTGATTGATATGCCACCAGCAACTTTTGATAATGAAATTGTCTGGAGTAATGGAGTCTTTGAGAATTTGTCATTGAGTCTATCCAATATGACCATGCTCAAACAGACTCGTTTTCCTGACAATGATTTTCCAGCAGAGGTTTTTGATGATCAAGGTAATTCCAGCACTGTTATTGTTGAAATTTCAGAATCGCCAAAGGCTTACTCATTGTGGAATCTGGGTGCTAGTTACGCTTTCGCGAAAGCGCAACTCAACCTGAGACTCAACAATGTTTTAAACACTACATATCGTGATTATCTCAATAGACAACGGTTCTATGCAGACGATATAGGTCGCGATATACAATTACAATTCATTTATAATTTTTAG
- a CDS encoding YncE family protein: MKFTKLTIALLSAATVFVSCNDDDDITEGRFDRAELYATSNTSGNITVYDLSDGDDPETNTFTVAGTQDNEGIVYDPSTDQVIFASRTTNSVHIGDNIEDMIDGTSKSLTVTASNAELSSPRSVAINGNFIVVANNVSNQLFIYERTGSNVTLRNTLQVGFALWEIQFDGDDLFAVVDNTNGIAVFNNLVTANTTNGLVEPTKTVFIEGIQRTHGFVYNAEDDIAIVTDIADATVFDDGSFHIITNFSTKFDAVTNLGTLPVAGNQVEVIGASTFLGNPVAAAYDAETNTIFIAENRNGGGRVLGFSASASGNASPIIDNALPRVSTVFFYGRD; this comes from the coding sequence ATGAAATTTACCAAATTAACAATCGCACTTCTATCTGCTGCAACTGTGTTCGTATCCTGTAATGATGATGACGATATCACTGAAGGACGATTTGACCGTGCAGAGCTTTATGCTACTAGTAATACTAGTGGTAACATTACTGTTTATGACCTTTCTGATGGGGATGATCCAGAAACAAACACCTTTACAGTGGCTGGAACTCAGGACAATGAAGGAATTGTTTATGATCCATCAACAGACCAAGTCATTTTTGCTTCTAGAACTACCAACTCCGTTCATATTGGTGATAACATAGAAGACATGATTGATGGTACAAGTAAGTCTTTGACCGTTACTGCGAGTAATGCAGAATTATCTAGTCCTAGATCTGTCGCTATAAATGGAAATTTTATTGTAGTGGCAAATAACGTTTCCAACCAATTATTCATTTATGAAAGAACCGGTAGTAATGTGACGTTGAGAAATACTTTACAGGTTGGTTTTGCTTTATGGGAAATTCAATTTGATGGTGACGACCTTTTTGCAGTTGTTGATAATACAAATGGGATTGCAGTTTTTAATAATCTAGTAACTGCTAATACAACTAATGGACTCGTAGAACCAACTAAAACGGTCTTTATAGAAGGTATTCAAAGAACTCACGGGTTTGTTTACAATGCAGAAGATGATATCGCAATAGTAACTGATATAGCAGACGCTACTGTTTTTGATGATGGTTCTTTCCACATAATTACAAACTTCTCTACTAAATTTGATGCTGTCACAAATCTTGGAACTCTGCCAGTTGCAGGAAATCAAGTAGAAGTAATTGGTGCATCAACCTTCTTAGGTAATCCAGTCGCTGCCGCTTATGATGCAGAAACGAACACAATTTTTATAGCTGAGAATAGAAATGGTGGAGGTCGTGTTTTAGGCTTTAGCGCTAGTGCGAGTGGTAATGCTTCCCCAATTATTGATAATGCACTACCGCGTGTAAGTACAGTTTTCTTTTACGGTCGGGACTAA